A window of Melopsittacus undulatus isolate bMelUnd1 chromosome 10, bMelUnd1.mat.Z, whole genome shotgun sequence genomic DNA:
TCAATAACGATGCACTCTTTCTCCCCCCtaccccttttctttctcctttcctttccccagaaCACTTAAGAACAGGTTTTTCACCCGTACTCAGACTGCTTGATCAATGGAGCCCCGGATTCCCCACAACATCACTGTCGTCCCCAACTCTGTGATGGTCCAGCCCTTGCTGGACAGTCGGATCCCCTATGGGCGCCTGCAGCACCCACTCACCATCCTACCGATTGACCAAATGAAGACCACTCACATAGAGAATGATTACACCGACAACCCCACCGCTGCCCAGCTGGCAGCCCAGAAGCGGCCCCGAGGCCCCCATGAACTGGTCCTGACCAACCAGCACCCACAGCGCTGTGAGCAGGATGTCACCCACCCCTGGATCTCCTTCAGCGGGCGCcccagctccatcagcagcagcagcagcacttcctcAGACCAAAGGCTCTTGGACCACATGGCCCCAGCACCCGTGGCGGAGCAGTCCTCCCCCCGAGCGGTTCGCATTCAGCCCAAGGTGATTAACTGCAAACCCCTGGACCTGAAGGAACCTGTGTCTCAGGAACTGGACAAGCACTTTCTGCTGTGCGAAGCCTGTGGGAAATGCAAGTGTAAGGAGTGCGCGCTGCCCCGGACGCTGCCTTCATGCTGGGTGTGCAACCAAGAGTGCCTCTGCTCAGCACAGAACCTGGTCAACTACTCCACCTGCATGTGTCTTGTCAAGGGCGTCTTCTACCACTGCACCAACGAGGACGATGAGGGCACATGCGCTGACcacccctgctcctgctcccactcAAACTGCTGTGCCCGCTGGTCCTTCATGAGCGCCCTCTCCTTGGTGCTCCCTTGCTTGCTCTGCTACCTGCCAGCCACCGGCTGCGTCAAGCTGTCCCAGAGATGCTATGACCAAGTGAGCCGGCCCGGATGCAGATGTAAAAACACAAACAGTGTCATTTGCAAGGCACTGCCTGAGAGCAAAGGAAACAGGCCAGAGAAGCCCTTTTGATAGTTTGGGAGGATGGGGAGTGGGAGGACACTCCACAGTGGCATTGGCTCTTTTTGATAACCTGTGTTCTGAGGATAACATTAGTCTTTTGCatctgaagaaagcagaagcaacTATTTCCACAAACTGAAGCACTTTGGGTTATTCAGGGTTTTGGAACTGGTCACAGTTTAAGTAGATGGGGCCAAAGGAGGAATCTTACTACCGTAAAGTGAAGGCTGCAAACCTATGTATATCGTGAAGTACAGCTGCTTAGAAACCCCTGGTTTGGACAGACGGCTGCTCACCATGCCTGCACACCACAAGAACCATTAACTGCTTGCTTGGCAGGCATGGCCGCACAAGCAATACCCATTCCCAGCTGCAAAAGCTGCATTGGATTCGTATCCAAGGTGGGCTtctcagttttgctttgcttccaaACCGATTTACTACCAGCAGCCCGCTGAAGGTGATGGGTTGAGTCCCtccaccctccctccccaccagcaCCCCATTAGAAGGGCCCATTGCGCACAAAGTCCACGTTTCTCAACAGCTTTCCGTGTCCCTGAAAGGTCTGGAACCACAAGCAACGATAAGGGTCATTCGTTTAAGGGCCTCTCCACATTAGGCATGTTGCTCTCTCTGAACCCACCTGGCCACGGCAATTCGGACCCTCTTTGTAAAGCAAGCTGGTAGCAGGGCGCTGCCTGCCCGGGAGGAACGGCAGCGGGAGCTGCTCAGGCAGTTGTGCCAACACTGTGTCATTCTGCCTGCAGCTGACCCATAGGTTTTGCTCAATGGAATAGTAATTCTACACCACCAGTACAAACCTGCTCCAGGAGGATGTTGCTCAAATCCCATTTCCCATCACACGTGCTTGCTCCCTGGTGCTGGATCTTAACTCATGCCACAAATCAAAGACGTTCGGGGTTCCTTTCTCTAAACCTCTTAAGCTCTGTTGAGGAGTCACAAAAACCTGAGTGTCCAGTACGCTTGGGTGCATTTTATAGGGATATCAATCCAGTACCTCCTCTCCTGGAACAAGCTCCTCTTTGCTCAGTAACTATTAAGATTTTTGTGTCTGGGGGATGAATGGCatttgctggagcagagcccatTCCCCATCTCTATTGCTGCTGTTCGACTTCTGCCTCCTCTGTACAAAACCATGTCTTTTTCAGTGTACAGAATGCtgttcatgtttattttaatgttaacaAACACATGGGAAAgccagggaagagaagagaggctATTTAAAGAGTGTGCCCATGGTTTTCAGTAAGCGGGCTTTGCCTGTGCACTCATCCTGGGGCTGGTTCTGCATGCCCTTTGGATGCAGCAATCCCTGAAGATGCAGTAACCCCTTTCTCTCGACAACTACAAGGTGCTAAGTAAAAATCTGTGTCCAGCCATGCAACACTCAGAAGCGGGCAGGTACTGGTTGCATGCAGAAACCTGATCtagtctttttcctttgtaattaGAGGATGTTTCCTCAGTAAATGCACAGCAGTGACAGTGAAATGTCATCTCCAATTAGACAAGCAATAGGCAGAGCTCATGTAGCATTTCCAGGAATCCCATTGACTTGGTTGCAATACAGTTGCTGCGTATGGGTTGGCAGGAGGGTACTGATGGGACTTGTGGTGTCTTTTGGCTTTGGAATTCAGTCAACCTGGATGTCTGGGGTTTAGTTAAGCTCAATTGCAGATACAGATCTGTCACCAGATACCAAGTCCTATAGTTTATCCTCATGCTGACACCTCTGGGGACAccagaaagaaggaagcaggTGGGGATCCAGAACTGTATTGATTATCTTGCACAAACTGGAGGGGAAgagataaaaggaaaaccaaccccaaactaGCTGAACTGTTGGTTGAATGTATAAGGTATTGTATTTAATAAGAGAAATCATTTTGCTAAGATGCAAATAGACTAAAAAATGCTGCCCTCCTCTATTGGGACCATACAGTATCCAAACGGCTTCCACCAGTgattgttttgcctttttgacCCTCTGTCCCTGGCTGTTCCTGGGGGACCTGTACTGAAAACCTGCAATAGCAAAGCCCATGGCTTAGATGCATGGTCCTTGCAAGCAAACACAACGCTGGAGTGGTCGCCACTGTGCCAATCTACACTCATGTACATACACCCAGCAATCCCATATGGATTTACATTCATTGTACATAGCTGTAAACTATTTCTCTGTTGGTTTCTTTTAATATATAAGTCCTGTAAGCCAGTCCCATGCTGGAAGACTGTAAAGCATTAGTGGATGTGTTAGAGCAGTGGTAAATGTAGCAGAGCAacccttcctcttctcctcagCCTCTCAACCCCATGGTCAGACCCTGCTCCATCCGCTCATGGTCCAAGGCAAGGAAGTGCTGAGCTCCTTGCAGAGCACTCATAAAGGTTGGGGTCAGCCAAGGTGGGGGCTGTACTGGAGGGTACGTCTCCAGTCAAGGATTCCTtatcccttctcttccctcgTCCCAATGCCTCCTTTCACCCATCCCCTTTTAAGGTACTTGGGTCTCCTGCCACCCCCTGACACGTACCATGGGCATGGTGCAACCCCAGCTCTGGCCATCCTCCTGCAGGTTGGGTCCTCCCTTGCAGGCTGAGGAATGGCTATGAGTGAGCACAAACCTTGTCAGGATGCTTCTGGCCTCCGGCTGTGCCAGTGCAGTGGGGTGGGATGACAAAGGCAAACAGGGAGGTGAGGGCAGGTTCCCCTGGACCAGGCACTGTGCCACcacgggaggaggaggagggtggcaGGGTGCTTTGGCTTTATCACCTTGACCTGCTCATTGCAGGTTCATTGCCAGGTTTTGTCCCCTGCCCACACGCAGAAGCAGGAAGGGGTGACTCCATGGGCAATGCCACATCGCATCCCTGGCTGGAGCTCAttgccagcagagcagcttcaaCAGACAGACAGACCCTCCCTGCACCCTCCACCCCAGTGCTGCTACAAGGAGTAGTGACTAAATTCAACACCATTGCTCCCCGGGCACGGGCTTTCCCACCGGACAAACCCTCACCCTTTCCCAGCACTGGGCATTCCCCTCCTCTCCTACGCTGATAAAGGCTCCCCCTTGTGTTACCACCCCACCACATACACACCCTGAGAAGTTACCACAGAAGGTTTTCTTTGTatagaatatttattttgaagctctattttaatagtatttattttagaaagtcTACTATTGTAAGAGTTCTTCTgtttgtgaagaaaaacaagtactGATGAATGTACTGATctagaaattatatatatatataaatatatattgttaaatatataaatggctgttgtggtttttaagcaaaaaaaaaaaggaaaaaaaatcccaagaatGTTTATAGCAATTATTCTAAAAATACAAGCAGAGAGCAGCCCAAAATTCAGTGGGATGCTCTCCAGCCTGGTTCATCCCAGCCAAGGAACTCAGGGCAATGCTGGGCTTGTTTCACTCTATGGCCTGGCTCATCAGGGTGCACATCCATTAAATATCCTGTAattcactgcagcagggaagagctCCTCGATGAGAAGGAATACCCTCTTCTGCCCACTTGCAGGAGCAAttctctccttcccactgcCTCTAGAATATGCCAATTGCATTCAAGTCAGGATGCTTTCCTCCACAGGTCTAacattcacagaatcccagaatcccaagggttggaagggacctcaaaagatcatctagtccaacccccctgcaagagcagggtaacctagagtacatcacacaggaacttgtccaggcgggccttgaatatctccaatgtaggagactccacaacccccctgggcaacctgttccagtgctctgtcaccctcacagtaaagaagctcttcctgatgttcacatggaacctcctatgctccagtttacacccattgccccttgtcctatcactggatatcactgaaaaaaacctaactccatcatcctgacacccaccctttacagaTAGACATTAAAAAGGAACCAAACCCAAAGTCAGTGATAACCCCCACACGGAAGGGTTTTAGTGACAGCTCTGTCCCACAAAGCCTCCCTTGACAACCCAACCCTGCCCCCTCCTGTCATGCTGCTCATTTCTAGGAGCAGAGACCgtgcagccctgctccccaaTGGCACAGGGTAGGACACAACAGCCAGCACCAAATACACAGCACACCAAGAACAACAGTCACTCACAATGAGTGGCCATTCACttacagctgcctcaccataAGAGTGGGACACAGTTTCTTTCACAGTTATTTAAAGGCAGAAAGTCAGAGCTGCTCTTATGGCATCATTTATGCAGGTGCTAACACCAGCAACAGGCACCGCTGGGGTCCCGGCTGGGTTCAGAGCATCCTACAGCCCTGGCCAGCCCACCCATAGAactccagcctggtttgtgttggaagggacctcaaagctcctccagctccaacccctgccacgggcagggaccccttccactggagcagctgctccaagcccctgtgtccagcctggccttgagcactgccagggatggggcagccacagcttctctgggcaccctgtgccagcgcctcagcaccctcacagggaagagcttctgcctaagagctcatctcagtctcccctctggcaggttaaagccattctcccttaAGGTCCCTCCAAGACCCCACACCTCAGGTGAGTTGGGGATGCCCCTGCTATCCCTGCCACATCCCGGAGCCCCCAAAGCTCCCATCCACCAGCACTCATCACCCTCCCTGCCCCCATCCTGCCTCGTGTGTCACCAGCATCACATTCGCCTGCTAAAAATAAAGTATCTGGGTTATTTTTCACCATTCTCATTATTTATTTGCACGTGCTATGGAGCTGTGAGTCATTAAAAGATCTGCCATGGTTTGTGTCATCCACAAAGGTAACCCCAGTGCTTTACCTGGCCTGAAATAACGCTACTGAAACAATAATGTTGGGTTAGCCATTGGATCAGGTAAAGAGACAATAACTACACTCTACGGATCATGGCATTTGCATTAGGGAAAATATGCTGGATTTGTTATTCTCGTggtggtttgttggggtttcttttgaaCAGACTGAACCAGGATGTATACATTTAAATCAGAGTTTGGCAACACCAACTGATGTCTTGCACATAGAGCTTTAAAATAGCAACTCGACATTCTCATCTCTGCTGGAAGCAAACCAGAGCACTCTTGTTGATTTGATGAATAGCTGTTAATGTAATATTTTCTCAATCAATCAGAATTATCAcctttttaaaatagcttttttcaCACCATTCTCTATAACTGACCATTGAATGAAAACAATCCCAGCACCATGAGCACAGGTTATAAGATAGCAAAGAGACACACAGACCTAAAAGTAAACCAGACTTCCCAGGTGACCATCAGGTCCAAAGCAAGCACAGCTTTTGGAGGTCAGACCACAAAGGGGATTTCTAGTGAACCAAAGCATCCAAAATAGCTATTAATCAATGCATTAACCCTGAGGGAATGGGCTGAAATTTACAGAAATGAGATTAAAAGCtgaaattcctttaaaatggttttgctgagtaatgaattattttcatCACTGGGATTAGACACCAGTGTGTATGGGCACGATGGTGGCAGTGCCAGGGGGGAGAACCCTGTGCCCTGCCGGATGAGGAGCTGGCTCCTCGCAGGGCATCCACAACCAGCCCACATCATCCATGGATGAAGTTTGGCCTTTTGTGAGCAGCAGAGGGCCGGGACAAAGACAAATTGCCTTTGCATTCTGCTTTACTTCCTAACAACAGCAACCTCCCGTGTGAGACACTGAATCACCGGCtgcccgccccggccccgccgagCACCGTAAAACATCAGGGACCTCCTCACAGAGCCAGGAATGGCCACGAGCCTTCAGAGGGCACCTGCGCTCCCAAAGGGAATGCTTCCTTTTCAGGGGAATAATGGGATGCTTATAGAGGTCAAGGCAAACGTTTCAGCAGAGAGACACAGGTCGCATCCCTCCTCCTGCACCTCACACTAGCTCAGGGCTCAGCCTCAACAGGCTTTGAGGTCAAGGAGCTCAGAGCCACTCAGACCCAAGTTGGACACCAGGTTTTGAGGCGGAATAGGGATGAAAGGGGTTCACAGATCCTGCCCACAACACTGGAGCCCCTTGTGACCCAatggaaagcagctctgggcACCCAACTGGGGCACACGGGGCTCGTGCTGCTTGCTCAGGGGTTGTTGTGGCAGgttaagaacagccaacagcAAGCTGAGAAACAGCAGTCAAAGGCATGACGGGAGAAGGTTTTCAATCAAACCCCCAAACCTCTGTGGATAGCTGCACTTATTTCACACAGGCTTACCAGTCTCCCATCAGCAGCTTGGGCTCAGTGACAGCTCAAGGACTCAGAGCTCACCCACCCCCACTCCCTGTTAAACCCAGGAAATAGCAAAGGAGATCCTGGAAATCCAGCCAGGATTTCAATCTCTAaggttttggtttgcttctgcCAGACCATCACTCCTCCAGGCAGTGGGACAGCATCCCTAGGATGCAGccccagcatctcctgctcccttcccagccTAGCTGGGCTCTGCAAACCTGAGCAGATTTTGTGCTCCCAAGGATAAAGGTCCAGAATTCCTCAATAAACAGCCTGATAAAATGTACTTCCCAGCACACCTGAACACAGGGAAGGCAAACACATGCTACCCCCTTgctccacagcactgcagctttcACTGACGTTTCTCTCCCCTTACAACACGGAATCAATAGAAGCTTATGCATGAAGAAACTCTGATGAAT
This region includes:
- the SPRY4 gene encoding protein sprouty homolog 4; translation: MEPRIPHNITVVPNSVMVQPLLDSRIPYGRLQHPLTILPIDQMKTTHIENDYTDNPTAAQLAAQKRPRGPHELVLTNQHPQRCEQDVTHPWISFSGRPSSISSSSSTSSDQRLLDHMAPAPVAEQSSPRAVRIQPKVINCKPLDLKEPVSQELDKHFLLCEACGKCKCKECALPRTLPSCWVCNQECLCSAQNLVNYSTCMCLVKGVFYHCTNEDDEGTCADHPCSCSHSNCCARWSFMSALSLVLPCLLCYLPATGCVKLSQRCYDQVSRPGCRCKNTNSVICKALPESKGNRPEKPF